Proteins from one Rhinopithecus roxellana isolate Shanxi Qingling chromosome 20, ASM756505v1, whole genome shotgun sequence genomic window:
- the LOC115895277 gene encoding integrin alpha-X-like: protein MAQEGFSAVFTPDGPILGAVGSFTWSGGAFLYPPNMNPTFINMSQENVDMRDSYLGYSTELAFWKGVQNLVLGAPRYQHTGKAAIFIQVSGQWRLKAEVTGTQVGRDRSQRGR, encoded by the exons ATGGCGCAGGAGGGCTTCAGCGCTGTGTTCACGCCT GATGGCCCCATTCTGGGGGCTGTGGGGAGCTTCACCTGGTCTGGAGGTGCCTTCCTGTATCCCCCAAATATGAACCCCACCTTCATCAACATGTCTCAGGAGAATGTGGACATGAGGGACTCTTACCTGG GTTACTCCACTGAGCTGGCTTTCTGGAAAGGGGTGCAGAACCTGGTCCTGGGGGCCCCCCGCTACCAGCACACTGGGAAGGCTGCCATCTTCATCCAGGTGTCCGGGCAATGGAGGCTGAAGGCCGAAGTCACGGGGACACAGGTTGGGCGTGACAGGAGCCAGAGGGGAAGATGA